The Megachile rotundata isolate GNS110a chromosome 3, iyMegRotu1, whole genome shotgun sequence genome includes a window with the following:
- the LOC100876697 gene encoding general transcription factor II-I repeat domain-containing protein 2A-like: protein MSEPKRRKVDFENRIFQAKWTEDFFFILPPHKNAKPTCLICNETVAACKAANISRHYETKHLKKYDKDFPKGSSLRIEKINILRSSFEHSQIIMKRSTSDQEKCTEASLRVAWILAKHMVAFSYSEVVKECLIQVSNAVFNNKKEITEMFNKIPLSRDSTIRKTEICAKSVRESILADLTKTQFFSLAIDESTDISDVAQMAVFVRYILNNNYKEELLTLLPLHDRTTGQILFECFQEFMNNNNLSYQKILSVVTDGAPAMIGKTNGFVTLLKQINSKVISLHCIIHQSVLCAKLSNDLKNVMNTVMKIINYLKSHSALQHRLLRAFLEECNSEYTDLLLHNDVRWLSKGNVLKRLITLLSEISDFLKSRNTKTATEYYEFLCNANNTAKLCFLCDMFSHINDLNLALQGKGKLICDIWEKIKAFQRKLKLFENDLNSRELIHFPLLKAHFESNEKIPQFKEYERFLKDMQTKFASRFTDFGQIDDLLKAMQSPFSLETNGNWVNAAVQLFTLEKAKLQLEIIEFQESNVLREKFAETDITQFWIVTLPEQSYPNLKQMGTLLCTMFGSTYVCEAAFSKMNIIKNKYRNRITDNHLRDCMLVANTTYEPNFTKLSQDGKAHFSH from the coding sequence ATGTCCGAGCCAAAGCGACGAAAAGTCGATTTTGAAAACAGGATATTTCAAGCAAAATGGACTGAAgattttttctttattcttcCACCTCATAAAAATGCGAAACCAACGTGTCTAATTTGCAACGAAACAGTTGCTGCGTGTAAAGCAGCAAATATAAGTCGTCATTATGAGACtaaacatttgaaaaaatatgacaAAGATTTTCCAAAGGGTTCTTCActgagaattgaaaaaattaatatccTTCGTTCATCATTTGAGCATTCTCAAATAATAATGAAACGCTCAACGTCTGACCAGGAAAAATGCACTGAAGCATCTTTGCGTGTTGCATGGATTTTGGCTAAACATATGGTGGCATTTTCATATTCTGAGGTAGTTAAAGAATGCTTGATACAAGTCTCAAATGCagttttcaataataaaaaagaaattactgaaatgtttaacaaaattcCATTATCTCGTGATTCTACGATTCGTAAGACCGAAATTTGCGCAAAATCAGTTCGTGAGAGTATATTGGCTGATCTTACTAAAACACAGTTTTTCTCACTTGCGATTGACGAATCTACAGACATATCTGATGTAGCACAAATGGCTGTGTTTGTTCGttatattcttaataataattataaagagGAACTCTTAACATTGTTGCCACTGCATGATCGTACAACTGgtcaaatattatttgaatgttttcaggaatttatgaataataataacctCTCATACCAAAAAATTCTTTCGGTAGTTACTGATGGTGCACCAGCAATGATTGGGAAAACAAATGGTTTTGTAACACTTTTGAAGCAAATAAATTCTAAAGTCATTTCATTACACTGCATAATTCACCAATCAGTTCTTTGTGCAAAGCTTtcaaatgatttaaaaaatgtcatgaATACAGTAATGAAAATTATCAATTACTTAAAATCTCACTCAGCATTACAACATCGCTTACTCCGAGCTTTTCTCGAAGAATGTAATTCTGAATACACAGATCTTCTTTTGCATAACGATGTTCGCTGGTTGAGCAAGGGAAATGTACTCAAAAGATTAATAACTTTGCTAagtgaaatttcagattttctcAAAAGTAGAAATACAAAAACGGCTACCGAATATTATGAATTTCTTTGCAATGCAAATAATACTGCTAAATTATGCTTTTTGTGTGATATGTTCTCACATATTAATGACCTGAATTTAGCTTTGCAAGGAAAGGGAAAACTGATTTGTGATATATGGGAAAAAATTAAAGCTTTCCAAAGAAAGTTAAAACTATTTGAAAATGATTTGAATTCTAGAGAGCTGATACATTTTCCGTTATTAAAAGCACATTTTGAAAGCAAtgaaaaaattccacaatttaagGAATACGAGCGCTTTTTGAAAGATATGCAAACTAAATTTGCTTCCCGATTTACAGATTTTGGACAGATTGACGACTTATTAAAAGCAATGCAAAGCCCATTCAGTCTTGAAACAAATGGTAATTGGGTTAATGCAGCAGTGCAACTGTTTACTCTCGAAAAAGCTAAACTGCAacttgaaattattgaatttcaagaGAGTAATGTGCTGCGAGAGAAATTTGCCGAAACAGATATTACACAATTTTGGATAGTCACACTCCCTGAACAATCTTATCCAAATCTAAAACAAATGGGTACTTTGTTATGTACAATGTTTGGATCCACATATGTTTGTGAAGCAGCATTTTCAAAGAtgaacataataaaaaataaatatcgaaaTCGAATCACAGATAACCATTTACGCGACTGCATGTTAGTGGCCAATACCACTTACGAACCGAATTTCACAAAACTAAGCCAAGACGGAAAAGCTCACTTTTcacattaa
- the LOC143264144 gene encoding uncharacterized protein LOC143264144: MVNNPGKTFSIYDIPGIIKTVLPLAATPVNIMAGFQKTGICPFNDNIFSDSDFLTSYVTDRPAPINKNTELIIDTEELPTVNANVNECPPDAKEDENKINKNEEGNKTFGPDEVRPFPKAAARQTTRKPRRKRRSAILTDTPVKEALKQEKEKIKEKKCPRERNIIVRNRTKSARKSLFRKLSTTAFTSSNRDPILVSEDDTECLICDELYSKSIRGDKWVQCTRCSKWAHEKCIGLNKIFYVCINCNSNDDL, encoded by the coding sequence ATGGTAAATAATCCTGGTAAAACATTTTCTATATATGACATACCTGGAATTATAAAAACAGTTTTACCATTAGCTGCTACACCAGTGAATATAATGGCTGGCTTCCAAAAAACCGGAATTTGCCCTTTTAATGATAACATTTTTTCTGATAgtgattttttaacttcatatgtaacagACAGACCTGCTCCCATCAATAAAAATACTGAATTGATAATTGACACTGAAGAGCTACCTACAGTAAACGCAAATGTAAATGAATGTCCACCTGACGCGAAAGAAgatgaaaataaaatcaataaaaacgAAGAAGGAAATAAAACATTCGGTCCAGACGAAGTAAGACCATTTCCGAAAGCAGCTGCACGACAGACTACTAGAAAACCGAGAAGAAAGAGACGCAGTGCCATTTTGACGGATACACCGGTAAAAGAAGCACTGaaacaagaaaaagaaaaaattaaagaaaagaaatgCCCGCGTGaaagaaatataattgtaaGAAACAGGACTAAAAGCGCACGAAAATCTCTTTTTCGGAAATTAAGTACCACAGCATTCACATCATCCAACAGAGATCCGATTTTAGTATCAGAAGATGATACTGAATGTTTAATATGCGACGAACTGTATAGTAAGAGCATTCGTGGTGATAAGTGGGTGCAATGCACACGTTGCAGCAAATGGGCTCATGAAAAGTGTAtcggtttaaataaaatattttacgtttGTATAAATTGCAATTCAAATGacgatttataa